A genome region from Armatimonadota bacterium includes the following:
- the speD gene encoding adenosylmethionine decarboxylase, whose amino-acid sequence MDAVGHHYIVEASGCTPEVIGSVERVEQILVRAAEAARVQVWAISFHRFNPNGVSGVVVISESHLSVHTWPELRYVALDIFTCGNEAKPEAAVEYALKEFGATSVHITEVTRGLEEGDRVFFHSIVTWEETLPARLDGAPSKPRRTARVNQPRRAVRT is encoded by the coding sequence GTGGACGCCGTGGGTCACCACTACATCGTCGAGGCCTCCGGCTGCACCCCGGAGGTCATCGGGAGCGTCGAGCGCGTGGAGCAGATCCTGGTGCGCGCCGCCGAGGCGGCTCGGGTCCAGGTCTGGGCGATCTCCTTCCACCGGTTCAACCCGAACGGCGTCTCCGGCGTCGTCGTGATCTCCGAGTCGCACCTCTCCGTGCACACCTGGCCCGAGCTCCGCTACGTGGCGCTGGACATCTTCACCTGTGGGAACGAGGCCAAGCCCGAGGCCGCCGTGGAGTACGCGCTGAAGGAGTTTGGCGCCACGAGTGTCCACATCACCGAGGTGACGCGCGGCCTGGAGGAGGGCGACCGCGTCTTCTTCCACAGCATCGTCACCTGGGAGGAGACGCTGCCCGCCCGCCTCGACGGCGCGCCCTCCAAGCCGCGCCGGACCGCGCGCGTCAACCAGCCGCGCCGGGCCGTGCGCACCTGA
- a CDS encoding SIMPL domain-containing protein (The SIMPL domain is named for its presence in mouse protein SIMPL (signalling molecule that associates with mouse pelle-like kinase). Bacterial member BP26, from Brucella, was shown to assemble into a channel-like structure, while YggE from E. coli has been associated with resistance to oxidative stress.), protein MRRTWLVGVTALVLLPLLAAAAPRAHGQGGAPPPDRNEIVTRGTGQVEVPPTQASVEVGVEVQRPTAADAATAVARTAERIITRLAGLGMARSAVRTSGVQLTPVYTTPREGAPQLAGYRAVYTLSVVVTDLALAGRVLDEAVRGGATTILGVTFGLRDPSAARREALGAAVREAREKAEAIARAAGVQIRGVERIIEEGVEVPVRAMERLALGAPMPVEGGLLTVTARVTMVFRY, encoded by the coding sequence ATGCGACGGACCTGGCTGGTGGGCGTGACCGCGCTCGTCCTGCTGCCGCTCCTGGCCGCAGCGGCCCCACGGGCCCATGGGCAGGGAGGGGCGCCACCACCCGACCGCAACGAGATCGTCACCCGCGGCACGGGACAGGTGGAGGTCCCGCCCACACAGGCCAGCGTGGAGGTGGGCGTCGAGGTGCAGCGCCCCACCGCCGCCGACGCCGCTACGGCGGTGGCGCGCACCGCCGAGCGCATCATCACCCGGCTGGCGGGATTGGGCATGGCGCGGTCGGCCGTCCGGACCTCCGGGGTGCAGCTCACCCCGGTCTACACCACACCCCGAGAGGGCGCACCGCAGCTCGCCGGCTACCGGGCGGTCTACACCCTCAGCGTGGTGGTCACCGACCTGGCCCTGGCCGGGCGGGTCCTCGACGAGGCGGTGCGCGGCGGCGCCACCACGATCCTCGGGGTCACCTTCGGGCTGCGGGACCCGTCGGCGGCGCGCCGGGAGGCGCTGGGCGCGGCGGTGCGGGAGGCGCGCGAGAAGGCCGAGGCCATCGCCCGTGCCGCGGGGGTGCAGATTCGGGGCGTGGAGCGGATCATCGAGGAGGGCGTGGAGGTCCCGGTCCGGGCGATGGAGCGCCTGGCTCTCGGTGCGCCGATGCCGGTGGAGGGCGGGCTGCTCACCGTCACGGCGCGCGTGACGATGGTCTTCCGGTACTGA
- a CDS encoding PaaI family thioesterase — MTAGACGPLGPAVQDCYPDDFAHCYGCGRLNPQGYHLKTYWDGRESRTRFTPAPHHVAVPGFVYGGLIASLFDCHSTATAAAAAATQAGQRLGDGPVARFVTASLQVDYLKPTPLGPELELRGRATEVTDRKVVVEAELRAAGVVTARARAVAVRLPEAMARPPGGA, encoded by the coding sequence ATGACGGCAGGAGCGTGCGGGCCCCTGGGCCCTGCCGTCCAGGACTGCTACCCGGACGACTTCGCCCACTGCTACGGGTGCGGGCGCCTCAACCCGCAGGGCTATCACCTGAAGACCTACTGGGACGGGCGGGAGAGCCGCACCCGTTTCACCCCGGCGCCGCACCACGTCGCCGTCCCCGGGTTCGTCTACGGCGGGCTCATCGCCTCGCTGTTCGACTGCCACAGCACCGCCACCGCAGCCGCGGCGGCGGCAACGCAGGCCGGGCAGCGGCTCGGCGACGGACCCGTCGCGCGCTTCGTCACGGCGTCGCTGCAGGTCGACTACCTCAAGCCGACGCCGCTCGGTCCCGAGCTGGAGCTGCGCGGGCGGGCGACGGAGGTCACCGACCGCAAAGTGGTGGTGGAGGCGGAGCTGCGGGCGGCCGGTGTCGTCACGGCCCGGGCCCGCGCAGTGGCGGTGCGCCTGCCCGAGGCGATGGCACGCCCGCCGGGGGGCGCCTGA
- a CDS encoding 5-formyltetrahydrofolate cyclo-ligase, giving the protein MRERLWRLLEDRGVVRFPGAPGRIPNFVGAEAAAERLAATPEWQAARVVKANPDSPQLPVRARALAEGKVLYMAVPRLAAPEPFVQLDPRRLTVAPRQAASIRGAFRWGRPVWVEQMERIDLIVCGSVAVDRRGARVGKGGGYSDLEFGLLVTAGLVDRQTVIATTVHPLQVVDQPLPETAHDFRVDLIVTPDAVIRPARPRRPRGVLWSHLIPAQIAAIPVLQALREQRRVPRR; this is encoded by the coding sequence GTGCGGGAGCGGTTGTGGCGCCTGCTGGAGGACCGCGGGGTAGTCCGCTTCCCCGGCGCGCCTGGCCGCATCCCCAACTTCGTCGGGGCGGAGGCGGCGGCGGAGCGGCTGGCCGCCACGCCCGAATGGCAGGCGGCCCGCGTCGTCAAGGCCAATCCCGACAGCCCGCAGCTGCCCGTGCGGGCCCGGGCGCTGGCCGAGGGCAAGGTGCTCTACATGGCCGTCCCGCGGCTGGCGGCGCCCGAGCCCTTCGTCCAACTGGACCCGCGTCGGCTCACCGTCGCGCCCCGGCAGGCCGCCTCGATTCGGGGAGCGTTTCGCTGGGGCCGACCCGTGTGGGTGGAGCAGATGGAGCGCATCGACCTGATCGTCTGCGGGAGTGTGGCCGTGGACCGCCGGGGCGCGCGAGTGGGGAAGGGCGGCGGGTACTCCGACCTCGAGTTCGGCCTGCTCGTCACCGCGGGGCTCGTCGACCGGCAGACCGTCATCGCCACGACGGTGCACCCGCTGCAGGTCGTGGACCAGCCCCTGCCGGAGACGGCGCACGACTTTCGCGTCGACCTCATCGTCACGCCGGACGCGGTGATCCGCCCCGCCCGCCCGCGTCGCCCGCGCGGGGTGCTCTGGAGCCACCTCATACCGGCGCAGATCGCCGCCATCCCCGTCCTGCAGGCCCTGCGGGAGCAGCGGAGAGTGCCGAGGCGGTGA
- a CDS encoding ABC transporter permease yields MRTVRAVRLPATGSVPAVRWGRVTRGAAVWRQLVRNRAGLAGGIILLVFLVTGLLAPLLAPEDPYEPALERSLEPPGRSALLGRDELGRDVLSRLIYGARLSLLIGVIAVAIGVSAGVPLGALSGYFGGWTDLIVQRVVDVMLAFPGILLAIILVAILGVGLVQVMVAVGIVSVPTYARLVRGQVLSLRAQEFVEAARALGATPVRILARHVLPNTLAVIIVQATLQIAGAILSAAALGFLGLGAQPPAAEWGAMLSSARQYLRLAPHTVVFPGLAIMVTVLGFNLLGDAIRDALDPRLRLSGP; encoded by the coding sequence GTGCGCACCGTCCGCGCCGTCCGGCTGCCCGCCACCGGGTCCGTCCCGGCAGTGCGCTGGGGTCGCGTCACGCGGGGGGCGGCGGTCTGGCGCCAGCTCGTCCGCAACCGGGCCGGGCTGGCCGGGGGGATCATCCTGCTGGTCTTCCTGGTGACCGGGCTGCTGGCGCCCCTGCTCGCCCCCGAGGACCCCTACGAGCCGGCGCTGGAGCGCAGCCTGGAGCCGCCGGGACGGTCAGCGCTGCTCGGTCGGGACGAGCTGGGCCGGGACGTATTGAGCCGCCTGATCTACGGCGCCCGCCTCTCGCTCCTCATCGGGGTGATCGCCGTCGCCATCGGAGTCAGTGCCGGGGTGCCGCTCGGCGCGCTCTCCGGCTACTTCGGCGGGTGGACCGACCTGATCGTGCAGCGGGTGGTGGACGTGATGCTGGCCTTCCCGGGGATCCTGCTGGCCATCATCCTCGTGGCCATCCTGGGGGTGGGGCTCGTGCAGGTGATGGTGGCGGTGGGCATCGTGAGCGTCCCCACTTATGCCCGCCTGGTGCGCGGTCAGGTCCTCTCCCTGCGGGCCCAGGAGTTCGTGGAAGCGGCGCGGGCTCTGGGGGCCACCCCGGTGCGCATCCTGGCCCGGCATGTCCTCCCCAACACGCTGGCGGTGATCATCGTGCAGGCGACGCTGCAGATCGCCGGCGCGATCCTCTCGGCGGCGGCGTTGGGCTTCCTGGGGCTAGGCGCGCAGCCCCCGGCGGCGGAGTGGGGAGCGATGCTGAGCAGCGCGCGTCAGTACCTGCGGCTGGCCCCGCACACGGTGGTCTTCCCGGGACTGGCCATCATGGTCACGGTGCTGGGCTTCAACCTGCTGGGCGACGCCATCCGCGACGCCCTCGACCCACGCCTGCGCCTGTCGGGCCCGTGA
- a CDS encoding ABC transporter permease, producing the protein MWRYIVKRLLLTVPVLFGVAFVVFVMVRIVPGDPAQIMAGQQATRELVEGIRRDLGLDRPLLVQFADFMAGLLRGDLGRSVRSRAPVTEELAHRIPNTLRLAAAGMLVATTVGVTAGVVSAVRPYSLVDTAVMVVALAGLSMPIYWSGLMLILVFAVWLNWLPAVGSDSLAHLVLPAAALGFTSAAIIARMTRSAMLEVLRADYIRTARAKGLAERVVINRHALCNALIPVITVVGLQTGTLLSGAVLTESVFAWSGIGRLMVDATLNRDYPVVQGAVLLVALSFVLVNLVVDLLYALVDPRIRYE; encoded by the coding sequence ATGTGGCGGTACATCGTCAAGCGCCTCCTGCTGACCGTCCCCGTCCTGTTCGGGGTGGCCTTCGTCGTCTTCGTCATGGTCCGCATCGTGCCGGGCGACCCGGCCCAGATCATGGCCGGGCAGCAGGCCACCCGCGAGCTGGTCGAGGGCATCCGCCGGGATCTCGGGTTGGACCGGCCGCTGCTGGTCCAGTTCGCCGACTTCATGGCCGGGCTGCTGCGGGGGGACCTGGGTCGGTCGGTCCGCTCCCGGGCCCCCGTCACCGAGGAGCTGGCCCACCGGATCCCCAACACGCTGCGCTTGGCCGCTGCGGGAATGCTGGTGGCGACCACCGTGGGCGTCACCGCCGGGGTGGTCTCGGCCGTCCGCCCCTACTCCCTCGTCGACACCGCCGTGATGGTGGTGGCGCTCGCCGGGCTCTCCATGCCCATCTACTGGTCCGGCCTCATGCTCATCCTGGTCTTCGCGGTCTGGCTCAACTGGCTGCCGGCGGTGGGGAGCGACTCCCTGGCCCACCTGGTCCTGCCGGCCGCCGCGCTGGGCTTCACCTCGGCGGCGATCATCGCGCGCATGACCCGGTCGGCCATGCTGGAGGTGCTGCGCGCCGACTACATCCGCACCGCCCGGGCCAAGGGGCTGGCGGAGCGCGTCGTCATCAACCGTCACGCCCTGTGCAACGCGCTCATCCCGGTCATCACCGTCGTGGGGCTGCAGACGGGGACGCTGCTGAGCGGGGCCGTGCTCACGGAGAGCGTCTTCGCCTGGTCGGGGATCGGCCGTCTCATGGTGGACGCCACGCTGAACCGCGACTACCCGGTGGTGCAGGGGGCGGTGCTGCTCGTGGCCCTCTCCTTCGTCCTGGTGAATCTGGTGGTGGACTTGCTCTACGCGCTGGTGGACCCGCGCATCCGCTATGAGTGA
- a CDS encoding glutathione ABC transporter substrate-binding protein — MRVLAVCLLAFAMLAAGAVAGAAPAPARGGTLIIAEGSDATTLDGHRYTDSPTAERMEHICETLFWLSPEGRVEPRLATAFTFSPDGRRLTIRLRPTVRFHDGTPFNAQAAKWNLDRVLDPATRASFRSLIDRVTQVVALDANTLVLLTNAPFAPLVLNLTHGGVCMQSPTAIERLGPDEYARNPVGTGPYRFREWVRGDRITVTRFEEYWGEKGHFDAIQWRVIPDDGARVAAVESGAVHIAKRVPPRDVERLRANRALRVEVQTSLRTIFIGFNVTRPPFNNRRVRQALNYAINKEAIVRAILGGTARVSDAPIAPGVAGYARIMTYEYNVERARQLLAEAGYPNGFRATLHHPVARYIRDAEIAAAIQGLLRRVGVEVELVPMDIGSLVAFTNKPQAEATHQMYMLGWGTVTGDADYGLYNLFHSSQWPPAGFNRGFYRNPQVDALLDRGRTTLDQAERNRIYREAMALIMEDAPWIFLHSESQVTAYRAEVQNVYMHPAERLVAMQGFFRR, encoded by the coding sequence ATGAGAGTACTCGCGGTCTGTCTGCTCGCGTTCGCGATGCTGGCGGCCGGTGCCGTCGCGGGAGCCGCTCCCGCGCCCGCCCGCGGCGGTACCTTGATCATCGCCGAGGGGAGCGACGCCACCACGCTAGACGGCCACCGCTACACCGACTCGCCCACAGCCGAGCGCATGGAGCACATCTGCGAGACGCTCTTCTGGCTCAGCCCGGAAGGCCGCGTGGAGCCGCGGCTGGCCACGGCCTTCACCTTCTCCCCCGACGGGCGCCGGCTGACCATCCGGCTGCGCCCCACCGTGCGCTTCCATGACGGCACGCCCTTCAACGCGCAGGCGGCCAAGTGGAACCTCGACCGGGTGCTCGACCCCGCCACCCGGGCATCGTTCCGATCGCTGATCGACCGGGTGACGCAGGTCGTGGCCCTGGATGCGAACACGCTCGTCCTGCTCACCAACGCTCCGTTCGCCCCACTCGTCCTCAACCTCACTCACGGCGGGGTCTGCATGCAGAGTCCCACCGCCATCGAGCGCCTGGGGCCGGACGAGTACGCCCGCAACCCCGTGGGCACGGGCCCCTACCGCTTCCGGGAGTGGGTCCGCGGCGACCGCATCACCGTGACCCGCTTTGAGGAGTACTGGGGCGAGAAGGGGCACTTCGACGCGATCCAGTGGCGCGTCATCCCCGACGACGGCGCCCGCGTGGCCGCCGTGGAGAGCGGGGCGGTGCACATCGCCAAGCGCGTCCCGCCGCGCGACGTGGAGCGGTTGCGCGCCAACCGGGCGCTGCGGGTGGAGGTGCAGACGAGCCTGCGGACGATCTTCATCGGCTTCAACGTCACCCGCCCGCCTTTCAACAACCGCCGCGTCCGGCAGGCGCTGAACTACGCCATCAACAAGGAGGCGATCGTCCGGGCCATCCTCGGCGGGACGGCACGCGTCTCCGACGCGCCCATCGCGCCCGGTGTGGCCGGCTACGCCAGGATCATGACCTACGAGTACAACGTGGAGCGGGCCCGCCAGCTCCTGGCCGAGGCCGGCTACCCCAACGGCTTCCGGGCCACCCTCCACCACCCGGTGGCGCGCTACATCCGGGACGCCGAGATTGCCGCGGCCATCCAGGGCCTGCTGCGCCGCGTCGGCGTCGAGGTCGAGCTCGTGCCCATGGACATCGGCTCCCTCGTCGCCTTCACGAACAAGCCCCAGGCCGAGGCCACCCACCAGATGTACATGCTGGGGTGGGGGACGGTGACCGGCGACGCCGACTACGGGCTGTACAACCTCTTCCACTCCAGCCAGTGGCCGCCGGCCGGCTTCAACCGGGGCTTCTACCGCAACCCCCAGGTGGACGCGCTCCTCGACCGGGGCCGCACCACGCTCGACCAGGCGGAGCGGAACCGGATCTACCGCGAGGCGATGGCGCTCATCATGGAGGACGCGCCCTGGATCTTCCTCCACAGCGAGTCGCAGGTCACCGCCTACCGGGCCGAGGTGCAGAACGTCTACATGCACCCGGCGGAGCGGCTGGTGGCCATGCAGGGTTTCTTCCGCCGTTGA
- a CDS encoding DedA family protein produces the protein MTTLLDYLLHLDRHLDTLLLTYGTWTYAIVFLVVFAETGFVATPFLPGDSLLFALGTFAARGTLDLGVLLVGLAAAAILGDTVNYWAGYHVGPRVFRQERSRLFRREHLERTHRFYEKYGAATIILARFVPVVRTFAPFVAGIGRMTYPRFLLYNVAGGVVWVALFVVGGYLFGTLPWVERNFSVAVLLIVAASLVPLALEVWRHRRSRPAGVGEEA, from the coding sequence GTGACGACGCTGCTGGACTACCTCCTCCACCTGGACCGCCACCTGGACACGCTCCTCCTCACCTACGGGACCTGGACCTACGCCATCGTCTTCCTGGTGGTCTTCGCCGAGACCGGGTTCGTGGCCACGCCCTTCCTGCCGGGCGACTCGCTGCTCTTCGCGCTCGGCACCTTCGCCGCGCGCGGCACCCTCGACCTGGGCGTCCTGCTGGTGGGGCTGGCGGCCGCTGCCATCCTCGGCGACACGGTGAACTACTGGGCCGGCTACCACGTGGGGCCGCGGGTCTTCCGCCAAGAGCGCTCCCGCCTCTTCCGGCGGGAGCACCTGGAGCGGACGCACCGGTTCTACGAGAAGTACGGGGCGGCCACGATCATCCTGGCCCGCTTCGTCCCGGTGGTGCGCACCTTCGCCCCCTTCGTGGCCGGCATCGGCCGGATGACCTACCCTCGTTTTCTCCTCTACAACGTCGCGGGCGGGGTGGTGTGGGTAGCCCTCTTCGTGGTCGGCGGCTACCTCTTCGGCACCCTCCCCTGGGTGGAGCGCAACTTCAGCGTGGCGGTGCTGCTCATCGTCGCGGCCTCCCTGGTCCCCCTGGCCCTGGAGGTGTGGCGGCACCGCCGATCCCGTCCGGCCGGGGTGGGGGAGGAGGCCTGA
- a CDS encoding hotdog domain-containing protein — MPSIAETRQEVVHLVLPEHGNLYGNLFGGRMMAWIASAATLVAMRLARGNVVLGSMDDLDFLAPVRVGDLVVLRAQVEHVGRASMEVGVEVEAEQPRTGERRRATTAHLVLVAVDDGGRPRPVGAAVEPATAEERELAERARARKAARMQRLADRRQRARDVAAEPEELRFAAEVSRLVFPEDAVGANMLFAGTLLQQLDECASIQAVRYARGPVVTASLDALDFYAPIFVGEIVTYRTAINYVGRTSMEIGVKVLAENPRTGELRHTCTAFLTAVHVGPDGRPAPLPPYEPRTAAERRRWQAAAERRQARQARLAGLRGGGGAPEPGIAGGLRPGMGV, encoded by the coding sequence ATGCCGTCCATCGCCGAGACCCGGCAGGAGGTCGTCCACCTCGTCCTGCCGGAGCACGGCAACCTCTACGGCAACCTCTTCGGCGGCCGGATGATGGCCTGGATCGCCTCGGCGGCCACGCTGGTGGCCATGCGGCTGGCCCGCGGCAACGTGGTGCTCGGCAGCATGGACGACCTCGACTTCCTCGCCCCGGTGCGCGTGGGCGACCTGGTGGTCCTGCGGGCGCAGGTGGAGCACGTGGGGCGGGCGTCCATGGAGGTGGGCGTGGAGGTGGAGGCGGAGCAGCCGCGCACCGGGGAGCGGCGCCGCGCCACCACGGCCCACCTGGTCCTCGTGGCCGTGGACGACGGCGGCCGGCCGCGGCCGGTGGGGGCGGCGGTGGAGCCGGCCACCGCAGAGGAGCGGGAGCTGGCGGAGCGGGCCCGCGCCCGCAAGGCGGCGCGGATGCAACGCCTGGCCGACCGCCGCCAGCGCGCCCGGGACGTGGCCGCCGAGCCGGAGGAGCTGCGCTTCGCCGCCGAGGTCTCCCGCCTGGTCTTCCCCGAGGATGCCGTCGGCGCGAACATGCTCTTCGCCGGGACGCTGCTGCAGCAGCTGGACGAGTGCGCCTCCATCCAGGCCGTGCGCTACGCCCGCGGGCCGGTCGTCACCGCCTCCCTGGACGCGCTCGACTTCTACGCGCCGATCTTCGTGGGGGAGATCGTCACCTACCGCACGGCCATCAACTATGTCGGCCGCACCTCCATGGAGATCGGCGTAAAGGTGCTGGCGGAGAACCCGCGCACGGGGGAGCTGCGCCACACCTGCACCGCCTTCCTCACCGCCGTGCACGTGGGCCCCGACGGGCGGCCGGCACCGCTCCCGCCCTACGAGCCCCGGACGGCGGCGGAGCGGCGGCGCTGGCAGGCGGCGGCGGAGCGGCGGCAGGCCCGGCAGGCCCGCCTGGCAGGGCTGCGCGGGGGCGGCGGGGCCCCGGAGCCGGGGATCGCCGGGGGGCTGCGGCCAGGGATGGGGGTATGA
- a CDS encoding dipeptidase — translation MVTDARAYAREHRARFLEELKDLIRIPTVSTLPEHRPDLERAAAWLCHRLADLGFSARVIPSGDHPIVYGEWLGAEGRPTLLCYGHYDVQPPDPLELWETPPFEPTVRGEDLYARGASDDKGQLMLQLFAIESLLRATGTLPVNVKVFIEGEEEIGSPRVVEYVPRHRRQLAADAALVCDGQYWAPGVPALVTGLRGLIYTEVEARGARHDLHSGQYGGAAPNPVEALARIVAGLKDRRGRVTIPRYYAAVEPPAPEEREAWERLGFDEQAYLAHLGVDAAPGEDGYSILERRWVRPTLEVHGIAGGFTGPGAKTVIPARAVAKISMRLVPRQRPATILRAFTRRVQALTPPGVRTEVRALSLGDPVQVSPDAPPVRLAARALEEVVGRPPVYMREGGSVPVVAAFVNALKAPAVLMGFGLPDDNLHAPNEKFHLPNFYQGIETVIRFMELLGSAGLPGRPA, via the coding sequence ATGGTCACGGACGCCCGAGCCTACGCCCGAGAGCACCGCGCCCGGTTCCTGGAGGAGCTGAAGGACCTCATCCGCATCCCCACCGTCAGCACGCTCCCCGAGCACCGTCCCGACCTGGAACGCGCCGCCGCCTGGCTGTGCCACCGCCTGGCCGACCTGGGCTTCAGCGCGCGCGTGATCCCGAGCGGCGACCACCCCATCGTCTACGGCGAGTGGCTGGGCGCCGAGGGCAGGCCCACACTGCTGTGCTACGGCCACTACGACGTCCAGCCGCCCGACCCGCTGGAGCTGTGGGAGACGCCGCCCTTCGAGCCCACCGTGCGCGGGGAGGATCTCTACGCGCGGGGGGCGTCGGACGACAAGGGGCAGCTGATGCTGCAGCTCTTCGCCATCGAGTCGCTGCTGCGCGCCACGGGGACCCTACCCGTGAACGTGAAGGTCTTCATCGAAGGCGAGGAGGAGATCGGCAGCCCGCGGGTGGTGGAGTACGTGCCGCGCCACCGCCGGCAGCTGGCCGCCGACGCGGCGCTGGTCTGCGACGGGCAGTACTGGGCCCCGGGTGTTCCGGCGCTCGTGACCGGGCTGCGCGGGCTGATCTACACGGAGGTCGAAGCGCGGGGCGCGCGCCACGACCTCCACTCCGGCCAGTACGGTGGCGCGGCCCCCAATCCCGTCGAGGCGCTGGCGCGCATCGTCGCCGGGCTGAAGGACCGGCGGGGACGGGTGACCATCCCCCGCTACTACGCCGCGGTGGAGCCGCCCGCCCCCGAGGAACGGGAGGCCTGGGAGCGCCTGGGGTTCGACGAGCAGGCCTACCTGGCGCACCTCGGGGTGGACGCGGCCCCCGGCGAGGACGGGTACTCCATTTTGGAGCGTCGCTGGGTCCGCCCCACGCTGGAGGTGCACGGCATCGCCGGCGGCTTCACCGGCCCCGGCGCCAAGACGGTGATCCCCGCGCGGGCGGTGGCGAAGATCAGCATGCGCCTGGTGCCGCGGCAGCGCCCGGCGACGATCCTGCGCGCCTTCACCCGGCGGGTGCAGGCGCTCACCCCGCCGGGGGTGCGCACCGAGGTGCGGGCGCTGTCGCTGGGCGACCCCGTGCAGGTCTCGCCGGACGCCCCACCGGTGCGCCTGGCCGCCCGGGCGCTCGAGGAGGTGGTGGGCCGGCCGCCGGTCTACATGCGCGAGGGGGGCAGCGTCCCGGTGGTGGCCGCCTTCGTGAACGCGCTGAAGGCCCCGGCGGTGCTCATGGGCTTCGGGCTGCCGGACGACAACCTGCACGCCCCCAACGAGAAGTTCCACCTGCCCAACTTCTACCAGGGGATCGAGACGGTGATCCGCTTCATGGAGCTGCTGGGCAGCGCAGGGCTCCCAGGGCGGCCTGCCTGA
- a CDS encoding ABC transporter permease, with the protein MSTRGFATSDLPLLLVRPAPARGAWVRLRRRRTAVAGLVILLGLFGASVLAPVVLPADPNEADFTRVLQPPSWPHPMGTDQLGRDILTRVAYGGRLSLLIGLLAVLLAAAVGVPIGLVSGYFGGMVDMAVQRIIDLLLAFPGFLLALTLIAVLGVGVTNVVVSVAVAAVPVYVRLVRGVTLSLREETFIEAARALGAPEWRVLARHVLPNSVAPVIVQSTLQLGTAILTAAGLGFLGLGVRPPTPEWGTMLGEGQTYLLSYWFIATFPGLAIFLAVMAFNLLGDGLRDALDPRTVLRA; encoded by the coding sequence ATGTCGACCCGCGGATTCGCTACGAGTGACCTCCCCCTGCTGCTGGTGCGTCCCGCTCCGGCCCGGGGAGCCTGGGTCAGGCTGCGGCGCCGGCGCACGGCGGTGGCCGGGCTCGTCATCCTGCTGGGCCTCTTCGGCGCGTCTGTCCTGGCGCCAGTGGTGCTGCCCGCCGACCCCAACGAGGCCGACTTCACCCGGGTACTCCAGCCGCCGTCGTGGCCCCACCCGATGGGGACCGACCAGCTCGGCCGCGACATCCTCACCCGGGTCGCCTATGGCGGACGCCTCTCGCTGCTCATCGGCCTGCTCGCCGTGCTCCTGGCTGCTGCGGTGGGTGTGCCCATCGGCCTGGTCTCGGGCTACTTCGGCGGCATGGTAGACATGGCGGTCCAGCGCATCATCGACCTGCTCCTGGCCTTCCCCGGCTTCCTCCTGGCCCTCACCCTCATCGCCGTGCTGGGGGTCGGGGTGACGAACGTCGTGGTCTCGGTGGCGGTGGCGGCGGTCCCCGTCTACGTCCGGCTGGTGCGGGGGGTCACCCTCTCCCTGCGGGAGGAGACGTTCATCGAGGCGGCCCGGGCGCTCGGCGCTCCCGAGTGGCGGGTCCTGGCGCGGCACGTGCTGCCCAACTCGGTCGCGCCCGTGATCGTCCAGTCCACGCTCCAGCTGGGCACCGCCATCCTGACGGCCGCCGGGTTGGGCTTCCTCGGCCTGGGCGTCCGGCCGCCCACCCCGGAGTGGGGGACAATGCTGGGTGAAGGGCAGACCTACCTGCTCTCCTACTGGTTCATCGCCACCTTCCCGGGGCTGGCGATCTTCCTGGCGGTGATGGCCTTCAACCTACTCGGGGACGGGCTGCGCGACGCGCTCGACCCGCGCACGGTCCTGCGGGCCTGA